Genomic segment of Ascochyta rabiei chromosome 15, complete sequence:
AAGGTGCGGTACGTGATGGTATTTTCACGAAGCAGCCACTCCTGGCCGTGTGCTGGAGGCAGTTAGCACCCTGAGTCTCAACTGCATACATTCAACATACCGTTTCGAGCATACATGCCATGAGCCGTAGTCACAGAGCCATTCTCTCCATATCTGGTTTCCTGGTAGAAGGGAATCACACCGTATACATTACCATCGACGGTGCTGCCAGCATCGACGGCGTAGAAGGTCTGCGCGTGGTTTGTTCCCAGGCGAAAGTCGTGCACGTTCTCCGCAAGACCGTAGACGTTGTAGTCCTGACATGGCACGATCAGCAGTCAGTCTCTTCGAATCAATTTCAAATACTCACATCGACCATGTTTGTGACGAGCTCGATGAACTGGTCCTCGTACACAACATGTCTATAAGTGGAGAACAGTTCCTCCCCAGTGCTGACACGCCGGACCCGAAGCTGGAAAGTCGGATCATTGCTCCACTCAAGCCTGAGATCACTGCTGTTCGCTGTCGTCATGCCATCCTACTCTGGCTGGTCGACCAAGTCAGCGGGCAAGATGTACTGCGAGCTGTTCGCCGGAGCAACATGCTTGGGATAGATGCGGACATCCAGCCACTCCTTAGCCTGGTAGGAGACCACGAGCGTCAAATCTGCGTTGTCGTTGCCAAAGGCTTGACAGTTGGGTCCGGCGATGGCTAGAACGGCAGTGAAGCCGTGGCCGTTGTCGGCGACGTTGTCGGCCTTGTAGCCAGGGCATGCTTGGGAGTCTGGCGCGGTGGTGTCGTAGATGGTGGTCAGGCTGGGGAGAGCGTTGATACCAGGAGCGAGGTTGGAACGAACCGTTCTGTTCCTGACTCTGCAATGCTCTGACCTTGATACATCTCGTCAGTATCAAAGACTCGAGACTCGAAACTCGAGGAGCAACACTCACCACATGCAACACCAGCCAACACAGCCGCCAAAGCAGCGATACCGAAGCCTCTCATCATGGATCACAAAGTCGAAAGCTGATCCACCAATCTTCCAACGGTTGACGTCCCACCTCTCTATCTAACCTCCCCCATCCGGCCTGCGGAGTTCCCTCTGCACACCAGCAGCCCGCACTCGCATACCCAGCTCCAGCAGCGTCAGATGCGGAGTCGCATCCGCCGCCTCCAGCACGCCGCCTGCTTGATCTCCAAGCACCATCCGCCCGCGCGGAGCGCCAGCGTAGCTCGATTGCAGGGTCAACCCGTCGCCAGCCGTTTTGAAAACACTTTGACATGACGACGCGCGACCGAGAAACCTACCGATGCTCGATCGATGAGCCGAGTGCGCAGGACTGCAGTCGCTCTACTCTCTTTCTCGCGGCTGGAGTGCATGGGGTGGTGGTAGTGCTTGGGGGCGAGTCCGGTTTTCTGGGGCAGATGGTTGGGGGAGCTGCAGATGCGGGCGTTGCTTGGAACATGGTTTGTGCTGGATGTGGTTCTAGAGGTTCAGTGGTGCGAGTGGAATGAAGTAGAGCGTACGGTAGATTTACCGACTCGACAAGGCGCATAGTAACGGTTTAGAGACCAGCTATCACGCTGTAAGCTATATGCTAACGCCTTTgtaattactatatatactactcTACCACTTAATGTAGTGAGGAAgtatagttaagtagattcCGAATTCACAATATCCGTAGCAATAAATAGAACATACATAAAACCCCACTTCACACCACCTAGAGCACTAAGAAGGCATATAACGACCCCGTATCTAAAGCAGCGTCTAGAAGTGATAATACCAGAAAGAGTTGaattttctattctttctgATATTATCTATGTAACCAGACCTGAAAGAAAAAGAAATAAAGGGCGATTGTTATCTTCAATCTGTTAGGCAGCACGTAGGAACGTCTGCCTACCTCTATTCTATCGCTGAGAAGAAGTACTAGCCTATGTTTCTACCTCTATCTCCACCTACCTAGTTACTTGTCCAAAGTAAAAGAAAGAGTCAGTCTAGTAAAAAGATGATAATTCTTCTATAGTGGGTTGACTACCACTTTCTAGCTACCTAACCACCTATCCAAACACACACACGTGCTGAGCACAGGCACGACGAGTAGCGCACGACGACAGGCTACTTCCGTCTCTTCGCGCTCTGCTTCTGCGTGGCGGTCGACTTGGCTTGCGCCTCCTTCTGCTTGGCCCCGTCCTTGGGCTCGGCCTGCTCGACCGGCTTGGGCGTCTGGGGGCTCTTGTCGCCGTCGGGATGGGCGTGCAGGGGGCGATTTGCGTCGTTTTCCTTTTCCTTTTCCTTTTCCTTTTCCTTTTCCTTTTCCTcgacgtcgtcgtcgtcgtcgccgcccTGGCCGAACTCGTTGACGCGGGTGTAGTCGACCTTGTACTTCCAGGTCTGGAAGAGGTAGACGAAGAAGATGACGTCGTCGCGCAGGGTGGCGAGGCGGTGCAGGGTGGGCATCTTGATGGTGAAGGCGAACAGGTCGTCGATGAAGGTGTTGAGGAACTTGTACGTCATGGCGCGGCCGGGCAGGTGGGCGACCGACTGCAGGCGGTAGTTGATGTACAGGCTGGGCACCATCATGAGGAAGCCGTAGGCGTAGACGGAGCCGACGAGGGTGGTGATGATGAACGAGTACCAGCTCTTGTGGGTGTCGTAGAGGAGGGAGTAGATGGCGTAGGCGATGAGCAGGGGCACGGCGACCCTGTAGAGATACTTGAAGGCGATCTGGTCGTACTCGTCCGTCTGCTTCTCAATCTCCGAGGCGACGTGCTTGTCCTCGAGGACGACGGTGTAGGGGATGAGGGAGCCGGGGGCGGTGGCGCGGACGCGGATGTTGGCCGTCTTGGTGATCTTCCAGGCCTCGATGGCGATGCCCATGCCCTGGCCGAAGAGGATCATCCAGGACGTGTTTTCGTTGTTGTCG
This window contains:
- a CDS encoding Alpha-glucosidase, with the protein product MRGFGIAALAAVLAGVACEHCRVRNRTVRSNLAPGINALPSLTTIYDTTAPDSQACPGYKADNVADNGHGFTAVLAIAGPNCQAFGNDNADLTLVVSYQAKEWLDVRIYPKHVAPANSSQYILPADLVDQPDSDLRLEWSNDPTFQLRVRRVSTGEELFSTYRHVVYEDQFIELVTNMVDDYNVYGLAENVHDFRLGTNHAQTFYAVDAGSTVDGNVYGVIPFYQETRYGENGSVTTAHGMYARNAHGQEWLLRENTITYRTLGGSFDLYFLSGQKNDGSSSALTTISQFQVGCIGTPAMQMYWIFSYHQARWGYENISVVQGVVDGYREANIPLECLWNDLDIYDLYRDFTNNNVTHPQAAFSEFIESLHANGHYHVPIIDSNI